CAGTATGATAATTGTACTTCATACATTGTTTTAAAGCATAAAATAAATAGTTGCATTAAAACACCAAAATTACAATACTtattatgtataaaataataagcaATTCCCCAGTATTTTAAGTGCAGTGAAGAAACAGATAAACAAAATGAATgtgaaaaatacaattttctgcacacaaaaaaggTATGTGCGAATTTTCTGATGAATACATCCAGAATTTTGAAGATCGCCTTTGATCTAGGATTTCCcccaatgcagtggttctcaaccagatgatttggcctacaactcccagaaatcccagccagtttaccagctgttaggatttctgggcgttaaggcaaaacacctggggacccacaggttgagaaccactgccctaatgcaattttctaacaCTCAACAAAAACTATCAATAGTATTACAGATATATGAACTAGATTAATATTACTGGCTTAGTTAGCAGTATTTTAGCAGTAAAATAACTTGAGCAAATATAGAGTATATGAGACCTAAATGGGGAAGAGACTATTTATGGGACTCGTAGCTCCAAAGTTCAGCTGGAGTTCCCTTTCTCTGATCTTGCAAAAAATTCCGAAACACCTCCCTAGTTTACCAAACAAGCAGAAATACGAGACAGATCCTTCTTCTAATCCAAGCAGAGGGCAAAGTATTTCATCTGACCGTCATTTGAACCATATGCAAACACATCTCGAAACGCCTTTCAGACTAAGAAGTTGTAGTATAAACTTTGGTAgatttagggtacatctacactgcagcattaatgcaatctgacattACTTTTAACAGTCCAAGAGACACACTTATCTATACCAAATACCAAATAGCGAAACAACAAGTTgtcaactgttatacacaatagtgtTATACAGTACTTAAACATATTAGTTATATCTTCACCTTTCCGTATAGTCTTATAATTGGTtgataaacaaagagaaagaaatgtgttttttGAAAAGTCTCTGCAGCAATGAGTCAGGCCCTTGAGGTATCCTTGGGAAAGTGTCAACAAAGATCTCCAGGTTGAATCCTTGTTTATAACTCTGACAGTTTGAACTACCTCCACAAGGAGTATACAGATTACCAACGGGACTTATATTTAAAATACTATATGTATGAGTGAAGacaaagtccagttgtgaccgactctgtgggttggtgctcatctccatttctaagtcgaagagccagcgttgtccatagacagctccaaggtcatgatcGTCTCACCTTGTTCCTCCACAGCACCAAAGTAGGCATTCCACCCTATTAACCCACATGATGTACCCTCCTCCGTATTAACCTAGCCTTTAACTAACAAGGTGAATAGGGAGTGGACAGTGGACTTCCTGAGCCACTCTCCTTTGTGTCATCCCTGCAAGACTTACATCCTATTGAAGCTCTCAGGCCCTCTAattttttggctaaaattttgGTAGCTCCTGAAATACCTCAACCATTTTTGGTTAATTAGAAAAATGAAATGTTGACTTCAAAGCTGTCCATGCTGATTGTAGGAACCCAGGAACAAGGAGTACATGCCATTTTTGTAGAGAGGAGTCTATAGTTCAGTTTCTATTGCTTATAgtagaagtattttggccacatcatgaaaaggcaggaaagcttggaaaagatcacgatgctggggaaaatggaaggaaaaaggaagagaggccgaccaagggcgagatggatggatggatggatggtatccttgaagggactggcttgaccttgaaggaactgggggcggtgacggccgacagggagctttggcgcggactggtccatgaggtcaccaagagtcggagacaactaaacgactgaacaGCAGCATAGTAGAACCATAGGACTGAAGAGTCATCCCAAGAGTCATCTAATCCAACCTTCTCCTGATGCGGAAATCCACATCTAAAACACCTTGAGAAGTTTCAAACCTCCTTCTTCTGTGATTGAGGGACATGCAGCTAGAAATATGGAAGATTATTTCACTATATGACCACAGCAGCCAGACTGTAGTATGTGAAAAGATGGAAGAATTCTACCCTACCTCCCATGGAGGACTGATGGATTAAACTGTTTGAGTAGAAATGAGCAAAAGAAATGCCAATGTGCTCAcactcctctggacatcttccagcggACCAAAATGCTCCTGAAACTGTGGAGCGCAGACGGGACACAggagtatttcaggtgaggtctcacCACCTCCAGCTGTAGGGAAACGTGGGGAGTCCTTCTACTACTGGGCCCCTTGCTATATTTGGGGGGCCAGAATCAACCTCAGTATTGCCAATGGCAAAAAAGGATGAGCAGGAGTTCAAACCTCTGCATATGAGCTGCCTGAGATCTTTGTCCCAAAAAAGACCCAGGACTGTTTACtgatcattttatttaaaaatggagAGTAGAAAAAGGAAATAATAGATTACCAACAATGACATGGGTAATATTAGAAATATTGAGGATTATTGGAATACATTTGTAGGTGAAGTGTCACCAAGATAAACAATTATTCTATGCAAAGCAAGCTACAGTTCTGTtctgactaagggtgcatctatcaATGTTTGAATGAACTCAGTatggcaccactttgactgccatggatttatgctatggagtcctgggagttgtagtttagtgagtcaCGTCCACTCTTGGGctgaaaaggctaaagatcttgcaaaactaaaactcccaggaatccatagaaaAGATAAAGTGGGtctaaactacattcattctaaactatagatgcacccaaggactGGCTAAATTGGTGGAACACTAAACAAGTGATTTTAAAGGTCCAGACTGTAGTGGTTAACTAGGACTGTGGATAAGGGGATCTTTGCCTGGCAAGTGTGTGCAACaccagataggccaggacagagaaacccaCTCACCAGGTTGAAAACAAACCACAGACGTCTATCACAATTTGGCCAAAAAgtacagcaatttgcttcaaaatgtgcATTCATAAGCATACAGAGAAATGTAAGACATCTTGtatagttctgacagctattcagactttcagttccctcccctgattggccagAAACAAACTGTCTAGGACCCATGCCAGGATTGACTGGAAGGGAGAAATGCAGCTGGAGATTGGTCAGAGTGAAGGATCAATCGGCTGAAGAAAGATCTCCTGGGAGGACACAATATGGGGAAAACAAATGGTAAAGATTTATTGATGGGCTTCTGATGAGCTCAAATGTCCAGTTTTGTGCCGAACAAAGATAGGAGCTTCAGAAAACCAAGGTGCAGGTCCCCTGGAACACAAGGTGATGATCTTGGGTAATCAAAGGCTTGGTTGTCAATAAATTTAACACATGCACATAGTCTAAGTCTCTGTTTATGCAGGCAGCAATATTTCAGCTTCAAGTGAATCATATAACTAGATAAACAGTTTTGGGTTTATCTGGGCTGACGCGAGAAGCCATACACATAAACAATGGGTTTGGtgattatctggcttgggaaacagTCAGAGGGTTTGCCCAGTCTTCATGGTCTCAGGGGATTATCTTCACTGGGTCATGGCTATGTCTTGATACATACTATCAGGATGCCATTGCCGTCTGTAGTGAGGTCAGTTTGATGTCTTGCTATTCAAATGGAACAATCTGCACTAAGAAGAAAACTTCACAAGAACTTCATGGGAGTGGAATGGCTTCTTCAACTCAAGAAGAAGGGAATTGGTGTGGGATGGTCAGGATGCCATTGCCGTCTGTAGTGAGGTCAGTTTGATGTCTTGCTATTCAAATGGAACAATCTGCACTAAGAAGAAAACTTCACAAGAACTTCATGGGAGTGGAATGGCTTCTTCAACTCAAGAAGAAGGGAATTGGTGTGGGATGGTCAGGATGCCATTGCCGTCTGTAGTGAGGTCAGTTTGATGTCTTGCTATTCAAATGGAACAATCTGCACTAAGAAGAAAACTTCACAAGAACTTCATGGGAGTGGAATGGCTTCTTCAACTCAAGAAGAAGGGAATTGGTGTGGGATGGTCAGGATGCCATTGCCGTCTGTAGTGAGGTCAGTTTGATGTCTTGCTATTCAAATGGGACAATCTGCACTAAAAAGAAAACTTCACAAGAACTTCATGGGAGTGGAATGGCTACTTCAACTCAAGAAGAAGGGACTTGGTGTGGGATGGTCAGGATGCCATTGCCGTCTGTAGTGAGGTCAGTTTGATGTCTTGCTATTCAAATGGAACAATCTGCACTAAAAAGAAAACTTCACAAGAACTTCATGGGAGTGGAATGGCTTCTTCAACTCAAGAAGAAGGGAATTGGTGTGGGATGGTCAGGATGCCATTGCCGTCTGTAGTGAGGTCAGTTTGATGTCTTGCTATTCAAATGGAACAATCTGCACTAAGAAGAAAACTTCACAAGAACTTCATGGGAGTGGAATGGCTACTTCAACTCAAGAAGAAGGGACTTGGTGTGGGATGGTCAGGATGCCATTGCCGTCTGTAGTGAGGTCAGTTTGATGTCTTGCTATTCAAATGGGACAATCTGCACTAAAAAGAAAACTTCACAAGGACTTCATGGGAGTGGAATGGGCTCCTCAGCGTGGGGTGAAGCAGAAGGGGACCTGGCGTGGGACATTCAGAATACCACTGACGTCCGGTGTGAGGTCTATTTTGGGCACTCCGGGAGCGTGTTTGAGGTTGAAGTTTTGCAGGACGGTGGTGATGAAGATGAAGAGCTCCATCCGGGCCAGTCCTTCGCCAAGACAGTTCCTCTTTCCTGCAGGAGAGCCGAGCAGAAGATActtggtttggggtggggggaattATTGACAGTCAACCTTCTGGATCCGCAGATTCTTTATGCATGGATTCTACCACCcgataatggattttttttttgttttaaattgcaaaaagtaaaccttggttttgccattgtATATGAAGGACACATTTTACTATCCGGTTATATATAAGTAGCATATGTACCAAGTGTTACCTAGGTATGCATTTTCCAATAGGACCTTTTCTCCATCCATAAAAAACACACTGCTCTGAGTACAGGATTCTGTCAAGAACTAAATTATTATTACCCATGTATTGTCATTTTAAGgactcctttctccttctccagcTCACTTCCTTCCTGTCTGGTCCTCTGAGAAGACTTCTCTTAGCAACTTTTCATGGCAGTGCTCTTTTCCTCGAGCAGTGCTCTGGCCTTCTTCTATTTGTTATGTCTCCCTCTGAGGTAGCCTTTCTATCTCTGTACTGCCCTCTTGTGCTTGCTTCTGAGTActacatatataaatacacatttaTTAGTTTTTGGGGCCCTAGTCCAGAATGAGCTGGGTTGTTTAGTTGACACCCTCCCAGTATTTTAAGTTAGataatgaagggtatgtgtgTTAAGTTTGCTGCACATCCAGCAAGCCATGTAGGAGTCTTTGGGGAACAAACATAcattcatattttcatttttggatatatatatataaatcccatctatcaatctatctatatagaTGGGAATCCCTATAGGATTATGTGCAAATTTATAAGTCAACCTAGGGCTAGTTATTCCCAAAAGCTGGCTATTCAGAAATACCTACCTGCAGAGAAAGGCATGTCAGCTCCGTTCTTCTTGAAGCGCCCATCTTTGTCCAAGAAGTGCTCCGGGTTAAACTGATACGGATTTGCATATTGCTTAGGATCATGGAGCGCAGAGCTTAGGATGGGGTAGATAGTGGCCCCCTgttccaaaaaagcaaaaaaaaaaaaacaaaccaaacagGGAAGAGAACTAGGTAAACATCTACACACAACTACTAAGAGAGTCAACAATTCTTTTGCGGTGCTTGCACAAAGGCATGGTGACACTGAGTTGCATGTGGTCCATGATCCCGTTTTGGGACTCCAAAAGTAaggagccttgtgttgacttccttcttaatgtaAGGAACCTTGTAagcatttccttaacttaaaaagCCATTGTCTCTGATAATGTAAATGTGTTGTATTTCCCCAAAAGTTTAACAAGTcagcaatgtcaacagttaatcatttgtcagagttctcattagcaacttttaattgTATTTCCTGAGTGTAGTTGTAGGACGCTTTTCACTTGATGGCAGGAGACATTCCAGTCTCCCTAAGTTTTAAAATCCAGAAGCAGTTACTGAGGTATAGGTACACAGtcaaatgaatacagtttgaaaccaatTTAACTGTTATGACTCAATGttgtggaaccctgggatttgtaatttggtgccgcagcactctttggcagagaaacctaaagatcttgtaaagtcCAGATTCCATGATTcgattgcattgagccatggcagtcaagtggtgtcaacctgcattaatctgacagtgtagatgcacaccctATATTCCTTATGGCCACCAAATGTGCCTGCAAAGACACTGGAGAAGCAAGAAGGGCCTTCCGAGGAGATCGTAGTCTTCAGGAAGGCTCATATGGATCTGCGGAACCTGAATAGAACTGAAGACAAAGTTGGACTCCTGGTAAAACTTCAGTCTGTACCTTTGGGATGGTGAAGCCTTCCAGCTCTATGTCTCTTTTCACCATACGAATGAGGCCTAAGGGGACGAGGTCAAGGAACCTCTGGCCTTCGTGGATGGCGGCCTCTGTGAAGGGCATCTCTTGACGGTCCTTCATGGTGGGCATCCGCTCCCGGCCAATCACGCGGTCTATTTCATCCTGGATTTTGGCTGAAAGGAGAGTCAAAGACAAGGCATGGAGAGCATTCAGAAAGACTGCTGTTCCCTTCTATTCACCATATTACAATATCTTAAGGCTTACATATTAGGCGGTCTTCTGGATTTTCATTCAGACCTCCATGGAGGTCTCCAAGGTATTGGACTTGTTTTGgtgtcagcaccttggagagattgtgagcaaatcacattctctcctcTGAAGACCTCTCTGAAAAATcacttaccaagaaaacccctgATGAGATGACCTTAGGGTTcccagaagtcagaaatgacttgaaggcactcaataacaaagaaaaagaagaatcatTCCTGGTAAGCAATGATCTGAGATGTTTTCCTTATGAAAATAATTGGTGTATATTTGAGAATATACAGCAAGATAGGCGAGGAAAGAGAAATCTGAAGTTGAGTCATGTTGAGAGGCTGGGAGTCTTGCTTAGAGTAAAGCTTTCCTCTTGAAGTAGGAAGGACATCAGAGGAAAGCTAAGGTGTCTCTCCTCCAAGAGAGGATTGAGAGGTGTGTGACAAGGAAGAGGAAGTGACATCAGCAACCTCTCCAAAGATATCAATTTAAAATCTGGATTTTTCTGGATTCAACTAGAGTGAATCTCATTGGAACTGAGAATCAGTACAGAAGATCTGCAGATGAGACAACAAACGGGATTCAGAAGGTCCCTAGAAGGGAGAGCAGATATGAGGAAGGAGACAGTCAAGGAAACCTGGGGGGATATTTTTCTCTTCGCCATCCCAAGATAAGATGCTCCAGGTGTAACTTTTTATGGGACAGCCAGCTGGAAAACACGACAAGTGCTACAGGAAAAGACAATGGACTCAATTGTTGGGAAATACCTTGGATATCTGGATGCTCCACCAATGTCATGAAGAAGTATCTGATGGTGGTGCTGGTGGTTTCCGTTCCAGcgataaataaatcataaatggTCATCATCAGATTCTCTTTAGTAAATTCTGTTGTGGGGTTGTTCTTCTCCTGCAAAGGGAGAGAATTATGGGGAACCATCATCCACAACACAAATGTCCAGTCAGCTTGCATATCTCCTTGAAATGTGAAATAATTTGATACCACGTTAACTGCCACcactacatcctatggaatcctgtgatttgtagtttgctgtggcACCATTGTTCTCTGGCTAAGAAGGAGAAATATCCCAGAAAATCACAACCTCCAGAATTCATTGGGGATTTACCCGTCATGTCCCATCCATCTCTCAAGTCCCACCTGCTCCATTTTGAGGAGGAAGGCATCTACGAAGTTCTGAGGGACATCAGTGTGATCCAAGGTCTTCTCATGCTCTTCTACCTTTCGGGCAATAAAGGTCTGGACACCATAGATGTTTTTGAAGAAGGTTTGGTGAGGACCAGGCAGATAGTCCATGATCCTGGGGAAGAAGTTGTAGAGCTGaaggggagaggaaggagagagaacaaGAGTATGAATCCTTTCAGGGAACTAAATCCAGTTGCTTAATGAATTTGATCCAACTGTTTAGCAAATTGCAACTAGCAGGGACAACCGTCTAGTGAATTAAATGGATTTTGGAACATGAGTTACAGGGGAGACATCTTTTTTCATGGTTACATCATGAAGTGGACACCTGGGGCATTTCTACTGAGGTCACCCCTTACGATGGTGTCCCCAGATGTGGTCCAAACCCTCCTAGTAACACCACTTGTCCAAAAAGCAATCTTTCCTCTCTGCAGTCCTACGTCAACTGATTCCAAGCTGCTTTCCATTCCTTTGGtgcccctcctccttctccatctcttcctccccacttcctcctcttcctccttcacgtcctcttccttttctccacCTTCATtttgcttcctcctccttcctccttctcctccacctcctattcttcctcctctcccatcctccccctcccctccttctccctgttttcctcctcctcctctccttctcctcttcaccTGTCCTGAGACTGAGCTCTCCAGTCGGACACCATCAATGAGCTGCTTGAGGATCTGGAGGTACTCCTCATCATGGTAATCGAACCGTTCCCCCAGAAGGACGTGGCTGATCACATTTGATGTGATGCAGTTGAAAAGGTGTTGTGGGTTGAAGGCCTGCCCTGGATGGAAAGAGAGCAAAAGTAGTAGAGGTTTGGGAATGGGAGATGGACTGTAggagatcagagtttgaatcTGACTGTTATTTGATGTTTCACTATGATGAACCAATTTTTCCTCTCCCACCCATCAGACTTAAAACTTCACCCCTATTTATCTCATAAAGACCAAGGGAAAGTGTGTAGGTGAGGACAagctacgagggctatccacaaagtaggttacattttggattttaaaaaggacaaagtataggagaaatcatttatgATATGCAGCTGAAAAGCACAtttcaatactacaatctcacgtaatccccactgaaatctaggcacgtttcatatagataaatgagtttgaaaaggttttccccagtaaatttgctgcctctctcctccgtttcccacaatgggggcgtggctggcagcgcggCATTTTGGCTActctgcaggaagggagaagggggaagagctgaggacacaagcgggaatttactggagcagtacttttcaaactcatttatctatatgaaacgtgcctagatttcaatggggattacatgagattgtaatattggaatgtgtctttcagctgcatatggtaaatgatttatcctatactttgtcctttttaaaatccaaaacgtaacctactttgtggatagccctcgtattacaAACCCACAACTTCCCATATCTCATCTTTATTTTCCATTACTCTCTTCTAGAGGTATATACAGATTACTCCTTCCTTCATCTTGGGGGATGGAAGAAGAAATTGAATGTCACAGTGGCTCTTGGAGATGGCTTCTACATCTGGAAGCTAGCTTTGGGAGCCTCTGTATCCAACCTTGGATTCCACGTCCtccagaaaaaaaaccccttatcTTTTCATCAATTTCCTAAAATGGCAAACaaggttttccttttccttttgaagAACCATTCCATTTAATCGCCCTAAATTCAAAGCACCAGACCTGTGGTTTTCAGCAATACATGTACTAACTAGACATTCAAATTCAAAGTTAAGTTTGTAGCAATGACTAGGAAAGTAGTATTTCACCCAATGGCCACCTTAAGTAACCAATAACAGAAAAGATGAAAGTTGCATTATTTCTCATTTGGATTAATCATTTAAAAGTGCCAGGTGTCAAGGTGTGAGGACTCACCTCTTTTGTCCCTGAGCTccttcatcaggtgctctgcctCCTCCTGGATCCGTTCCTCGATGCTCTTCTTTCCCATCCCAAAGTTCCTCAAGGTCATGAGGGAGAAGCGGCGAAGTTGGACCCACCGCTCACCATTGGACATGATGATGCCTGGAAGAGAGAGACCGAAAGAGGAACGAGCTCACACGTTTGGAGAATAAATCATGGACTCTTCACCAGGGCCTCCAGGTCACTGGCCAATTAATGGTGACCCAATGGAtatcagagggttttcttagacaaggaaaacTTAGAGGTGGTTTGGGAAGTTC
This sequence is a window from Anolis carolinensis isolate JA03-04 chromosome 6, rAnoCar3.1.pri, whole genome shotgun sequence. Protein-coding genes within it:
- the LOC100555426 gene encoding cytochrome P450 2C20 codes for the protein MEVLGTTTLFLVVFLVLFVAWRKVEAKRRNWPPGPTPLPLIGNLLQLKPTNIAEQFKKMNKKYGSVFMVYFGLDPVVVVYGYDVVKKVLLDSGEEFLNRGSFPLVDKTNKGLGIIMSNGERWVQLRRFSLMTLRNFGMGKKSIEERIQEEAEHLMKELRDKRGQAFNPQHLFNCITSNVISHVLLGERFDYHDEEYLQILKQLIDGVRLESSVSGQLYNFFPRIMDYLPGPHQTFFKNIYGVQTFIARKVEEHEKTLDHTDVPQNFVDAFLLKMEQEKNNPTTEFTKENLMMTIYDLFIAGTETTSTTIRYFFMTLVEHPDIQAKIQDEIDRVIGRERMPTMKDRQEMPFTEAAIHEGQRFLDLVPLGLIRMVKRDIELEGFTIPKGATIYPILSSALHDPKQYANPYQFNPEHFLDKDGRFKKNGADMPFSAGKRNCLGEGLARMELFIFITTVLQNFNLKHAPGVPKIDLTPDVSGILNVPRQVPFCFTPR